TGCTCAGCATTGGGGAGGACGGCAAGATCGCCCTTTCGATCAAGCGCACGCTGCCCCCCCAGCCCCGGCAGCAGGGCGGGCCGCGGCCCGGCGGCCCCCGCGGTGGGCGCGGCCGCAGCGACACGCCCCGGGTTTGGCAGGGCAAGGCCCAGCCGCAGCAGCAGGGCGATCTGAGCTTTGAGGACATGATGTCCCGCTTTAAAAGCCAGAGCGAGGAAAAGATCTCGGACCTGAAAAAGGTCACCGAGAACCGCCGCGGCGGCGGTTATTCCCGCCGGCGGTGAAATGGTTGGAAAAAGTGGGCTTGGGCAGGAATACCCAAGCCCATTTTTTATGTAAATAGGCAACTGGGCGGCGGCGATTAGCGGGTGATAAGATATATAAAAGTTAACAGGGCCACGATGAACAATCCAAATTGCATTAAATCGTTAAAGTTGAATTTGGGCTTCATTTCTATAAAGTACCTCCTTTTTTCTATTCCTTAGTTTTCCATAACTGGAGTATACTGCGAATTCGAGATCAAGTCAATAATAAATGTTCATATAAAGCAATTGGTGATTCTTCTGTTTGTATTGCATTTCAGAAAGAATAAGATATAATAAAAAAGTCAGGAGTGATCCTGTGGGTTGAAATATATACAGCAACAAAAGAGAAACTGCTTTTTTAAGTGGTTTCTTTTTTGTTTTGAAAGGATCACAATGGCCGCGGCTTTGTAACAATTGCAACACAAAAAGTTTACGAGTTTGGGTGGCTTTTCCCCTAGTAATTTTTGTGCAAATTTGCTATAATAAAAGCAATCAAACGGCGGGTCGCTGGCTGCAAGCCACAAAAGCCCGCGCTGTGCGCCCGCCCAAAGGAGGCAATGGTTTTATGAAGGTCACATGCACCGGCCGCAGGGTTTCCCTGAAACCCAGCTTTGTGGAAAAGGCGGAGGCCAAGCTCTCCAAGCTGGACAAGTTTTTCCCCGGCGAAGCGCAGGCGCAGGTCACGGTTACGGTGGATAAGCTGCTTCAGACGGTGGAGATCACCGTGCGCGACAAGGCGCTGACCGTCCGGGCCGAAAAAACATCCGACCGCATGGAGGACGCGCTGGACGACGCGGTGGAGGTGCTCACCCGCCGGGTGGTGAAAAACCGCAAGCGCCTGGGCGACAAGCTCACCCGCGCCGCCGAACTGGAATGGGCCGCCGAGCCGGAGCCGGAGGAAGTGTACGACGTGATCCGCGAAAAGCGCTTCGCCGTGAAACCCTGCAGCACCGAGGAAGCCATTCTGCAGATGAACCTGCTGGGGCACAGCTTCTTTTTGTACCGCAGTGTGGAGAACGACCAAATCCAGGTGGTCTACCGCCGCGCGGACGGCGGCTATGGCGTTCTGGTACCCTTGAACTGAAAAACGCAGCGGGCCGCCCGGCTTTCCGGGCGGCCCTTTTGATGCTATAATAAAAAGGGCGGCAGGGCCGCCCAAAAGGGGAGAGTGCAGAAAATGGAACAGCTCAACTGGGCGGTGCTGGGCACCGGCGCGATTGCAAACGAAATGGCCCTGGCCTTTAAAGCCATGGGGCGGACGCTCGGCGCGGTGGGCAGCCGCAGCCCGGAAAAGGCGGCGGCGTTTGCAAAAAGATACGGGGCGCAAAAGGCCTATGCCGATTTCCGCGAGATGTTCACCGACCCCGCGGTGGATGTGATCTATCTTGCCACCCCCAACAACACCCACATGGAATTTTTGCGTGCGGCACTGGCGGGCGGCAAACATGTGCTGTGCGAAAAATCCATTGCCCTGAACAGCCGCGAGCTGGCCGACGCGGCGCGCCTGGCGGAGCAGAGGGGCCTGGTGCTGGCCGAGGCCATGACCATATGGCACATGCCGCTGTACAAGGAGCTGCGGCGCATGGTGGGCGCGGGGGAGCTGGGCCGGGTGCAGATGATGACCCTGAACTTCGGCAGTTTTAAGGAATACGACATGCAAAACCGCTTTTTTGCCCCCAGCCTTGCGGGCGGCGCGCTGCTGGACATTGGGGTCTACGCCCTGAGCCTGGCCCGCGGCTTTATGGAAAGCCAGCCCGACCGGGTGCTCAGCCAGATGCGCCCCGCCCCCACAGGGGTGGACGAACAGGCCGGCATCCTGCTGATGAACAGGCAGGGGCAGATGGCCACCCTGGCGCTGAGCCTGCACGCAAAGCAGCCCAAGCGGGCGGTGATCAGCTGTGAAAAGGGGTATCTTGAAATTCTGGAATACCCCCGGGCCGACCGGGCGCTTTGGGTGGACGCGGCCACCGGGGCGCAGCGGGTGCTGGCCGCGGGCGAAGCTGCCCGCGCGCTGCAATACGAGCTGGAGGATATGGAGCGGGCCGTGCTAACCGGCGACGCCGGGCCGATGCGGCTGGGAGAGACCGCCGACGTGATGGCGCTGATGACCGCCCTGCGCAGGGAGTGGGGGCTGCAATACCCCGGCGAGGTGTGGTGAGCAAAAGAGGCTGGAAGCAAACGCTTCCAGCCTCTTTTGATAAGCTGCCTTTTTAAGCTGCGGCGGGCGAGAGCAAAATGCTCTGGGCAATGGCGGTGAGCTGCTCGTCGGTCACCGCGTTGTAATCGAAGTACATGGCAATGTAAACGCCCAGGGTATCTTCGTGGCTCAGAACGCCCTTTTTGTACCACATATCCCAGCCCTGTTCGCCGCCGTCCTCCCACAGATAGGTGGCAGGATCGGCGGGGGCGGGCAGCACGGGGGAGTGGAAGCCCGCCAGGCAGGTGGCGCTGCTGGCCGTGGCGGTGCGGCTGACTTCGGTGTACTCAAAATCCCAGCCCATGTGGTTGGGCACCATGATCGTGCTGTATACCGCCCGGGGGTTTTCGGTGGCTTCTTCAGGGGGGAGAGGCTCGTACACGTCGTACAAAAGCGCACCCACCTGCCTGCCGCCCTGCAGGATGGGCACCTTGCCCCAGAGGGTAGAGTCCTCGACCGAAGCCTCCACTTCCGAGGCGTCGGCGGGGACCTGGAACGCAAAGCCTTCGGGCAGCGCCAGGGTCACGGTGAAGGGGGCCACGTTGTAGATGGAGCCGTTGTAAGGGGTCTCCCAGCCGCCGTAGGCGGGCATGGTGATGCTGCGGCGGGCAAAGCCCTCCGGCGCCACCGGGGCGGGGTCCGCGGCCGGGGTGGGGGCGGGCAGCACATCTTCCAGCAGGGTCAGGCTGGCGGCGATGGCGGCGAGCTGCTCCGGCGCGGCGGCGCCAGCGGCCAGTTCCAGCGCGGCATAGCGCATGAGCCGGTCGTCCCACGCAAGGATGCCGTCGTTTTCAAAGGCAAGGCCGGTGGGCGAGGCGTCGGCAGGGTAGCTCACCCGGCAGACCGCGTTCTCGGTGGTTTCGGTTTGGGAAACGGGGGTATAGGCGTTGTCCCAGCTGACATTGCCGCTCATGATCCAGTAGTAGCGGGCCTTGTAGCCGTGGCCGTAAAAATCGTCGTCCCCGTTGATCTGGCCCTCAAAATAGGTGTCGTAACCCAGGGTGCCCACAAGGCTGCCCGCCTGGTCGTACAGGTTGAAAGGCGCGTTTACCCCAGCCGCCAGGCAGGCCTCACCCGCTTGGGCGGGGCGCAGCTGCCAGTCCTCGGGCAGCTGCAGGCTGGCCCTCAAGGCAGGCTTTTGTTCTTCCCAGCCCTCCACGCCGTCCAGCACCTGGCAGCGGATGGAGCGGGGGGCGGCTTCACCGCCCTGGATCTCGGTGCGCGCTTTGGCATAGGGCGCAAAATCTACAAATACCTGCTTGTAGCCCTGGGGGACATCGGGGGCGGCAGGGTCCGCAGAGGCGGCGGGGGCAGCCACGCTGCAGCCCACCAGCGCCCCCAAAAGAGCGGTGGTGGCCAGGGTGGCGGCCAGCACCAGCGCCCCGCCCCGTTTTTTGCCAGGGGTAAGGATGTTGGCGAACCGGCGGGCCAGGCTGCCCTTGCCGCCCCGGAAATAGGTGGTCAGCACGGGGGCCCGGCCCTGGCCCTGCCGGATGCAGGCCAGGATCGCCTCGCTGTAGGCGCGGCGCTGCTCCGGGGGAGCGGCGCGCAGCACCTCGTCGTCACAGCGCAGCTCCAGATCCGCCCAGGCCTGGCGCAGCAGCAGCCACACCAGCGGGTTGAACCAGTGCAGGCAGGCGGCTGCCAGCAGCACCAGCCGGTACCAGAGATCGCCCCGTTTTAAATGGGTCAGCTCGTGCCGCAGCACACAGCTCAGATCGCCGGGGTCCATCTCCTCTGTGGGCAGCAGCACGGTGGGCTGGAAAAGGCCCGCCGCCATGGGGCAGGGCACGGCGGGGTTTACCAGCAGCCGGGCGCGCCGCACGCCCAGATCCTGGCGGCAGAGCTCCCACAGCTGCCGGGTGGCCGGTGCGCTGGG
This window of the Oscillospiraceae bacterium genome carries:
- a CDS encoding RNA-binding protein S1 — translated: MALQLEVGAILEGKVTGVKKFGAFVALPEGKTGMVHISEVSNSFIEDLATVLTEGQEVKVKVLSIGEDGKIALSIKRTLPPQPRQQGGPRPGGPRGGRGRSDTPRVWQGKAQPQQQGDLSFEDMMSRFKSQSEEKISDLKKVTENRRGGGYSRRR
- a CDS encoding oxidoreductase, which gives rise to MEQLNWAVLGTGAIANEMALAFKAMGRTLGAVGSRSPEKAAAFAKRYGAQKAYADFREMFTDPAVDVIYLATPNNTHMEFLRAALAGGKHVLCEKSIALNSRELADAARLAEQRGLVLAEAMTIWHMPLYKELRRMVGAGELGRVQMMTLNFGSFKEYDMQNRFFAPSLAGGALLDIGVYALSLARGFMESQPDRVLSQMRPAPTGVDEQAGILLMNRQGQMATLALSLHAKQPKRAVISCEKGYLEILEYPRADRALWVDAATGAQRVLAAGEAARALQYELEDMERAVLTGDAGPMRLGETADVMALMTALRREWGLQYPGEVW